GACAGATATTCCAGAATCAGAGAGATCAGAACAAGCTGATCTGCTTTGGTTGTTGCAGGAGCGATCGCAGAAAGCGGGGGCGATGGAGTGGAGTAGGGCCGAACTGCAGAAGGGCCTGGCGATGTTGAGCGGTGCCATAGCCTTTGTGCTGGCGCAGTCCATAGTCGGGATAGCGATCATCCAAACGCTCCAATAGGCGATCGCGCCAAACTTTAGCCAGAATGCTGGCAGCCGCGATCGTGACACAGTGACGATCGCCCTGCACCACACTGGTCTGAGCGAGCTCCAGTTTTGGCAAGCGTTGGTTCCCGTCAATCAAACAACGACTGAGGGGGCGATCGATCTTGGCGAGGGCGCGCCGCATCGCTAGAAACGTGGCTTGCAGAATATTCCAGCGTTCAATTTCTGCCACACTCGACAGTCCCCAAGCAACTGCCTCAGCAGTCTCGCAGATGAGCGGATAGAGCTGCTCCCGCCGTTGCTGACTGAGTTGTTTACTGTCCGTGACACCAGCCTGCTGCAAGGGTGCGATCGCAGCTTCGGGCAGCACAACCGCCGCTGCCACCACCGGACCAAACAGACAGCCGCGTCCGACTTCATCGATCCCAGCGACCGTCTGCCAGCGATCGCCAGGGCCGAAAAAGTCTGTATCTAACCTAGTCTTGGGACTCACGTTGCGCCGAAGACCGCCGCCGCCGCCGTCCGGGAGCTGGAGTTGCGGGTTCGCTGGTAAGAGCAGGGGCTTCTGTTGCTTCGCTCGCGACTGCAACCTCAACCGGAGTGGGGAGTGCCTCAACTGGAGCAGGTTCGGGTGCGACGACAACTTCTTCTGTAACAGCAGTCATTGCTACTTCGGTTATTACGCTGCTGGGCTGCTCAGTAGGCGGTTCTGCTGCACTGCTCGAATCCGTGCTGGATACAGAACTCGCAGAACTCGTCGTCTCACGGTTGTCGCGGGCGAGAGTCGGGCGTCCACTGTCACCGCCACCCCGACGATGGCGCGATCGCTGATCATAGAGGGCTTTTGCTGCAGCGATCGCCGCTTCCTTTTCCGATTCTTGGGCATAGACCCCGACCAGCACAGGCTGTCCTGGCTCCGGCTGAGTTTCAGCCCGGATCAAGGGTGAAGCTCCCATCCAGGCGTAGAGTTCTTGCTCTTCAGGGGTTAATTCAACTGCCACAATGACTGGTGGCTCGGGCGGTTGTCGCCGAGGCCGGCGACTGATCCCCGTCGATTCCTGTTCGCGATCGGGGGCTGAATCCCGAGTGGTAGCGGCAAGCGCTTCAGCGAGTCCGGGCGAAGCACTGATCTCAGGGTTGATACCGGTATTGGGCAGGCTAGGGCTAGCATTCCGGCCGCCCCCGCGCCGCCGCCCTCGTCGTTGGGGCGATCGCTCCAGTAAACCTAGGCTGCTGTAACTATCGCCGTTGTTCTCCAGCTCGCTGGTAGTGGTGGCTTCGTTCAGAAGGGGTGGAACGCCCGTGGCTCGGGCTAGGGCACTGCGCGCTGGCGAAAGATAACTATCGTTGCTGGGAGCCACCAAATTGGAACTGGCACTCGCTGGGGTGGTTGTCGCCACAGGTGTCGTTACCGGTGGGCGCTCGGAGGTGCGTACGAGCGGCTGCGCCCCAACTTCACCCGGCAGATGGGCAACATGACCCAATCCCCCACAGGCGGTACAGGGTGTGCTGAAGAGTTCATAGATGTTTTGACCCTGGCGCTTGCGGGTCAGCTCCACCAAGCCGAGTTCTGAGAGCTGTGAAATCTGCGGCCGAGACTTGTCTTGGCGCAGGGCTCGCGTGAAATGCTCCAGCACCTGCAACTGGTCGCGGCGAGAATCCATGTCAATGAAATCGACAATGATTACGCCAGCGATATTGCGCAGCCGTAGCTGGCGAGCGATTTCGGCTGCTGCCTCACAGTTAGTCCACAAAACGGTTTCTCGTGCCGTGGCCGATCGCGTGAATGAGCCGGAGTTGACGTCAATCACCGTCAGAGCTTCGGTCTTCTCGATGATGATGTAGCCACCTGAGGGCAGATCCACCCGAGGTTTGAGTGCCTCCCGAATGGCGGCATTGACTCGGAAGTAATCGAGAATCGAACTGCGATCGCGGTACTGCTCGATTAACAGGCCTGGGGTAATCTCTCCTGCTCCCCAAGTACTGAGGTGCTGCTTGACCCGCTTTAATCCCGTGTGGGAGTCCACTACAATCCGGTTGACAGTCTCGTCATACATATCCCGCAGCACGCGCTGGATGAAGTCATCATCGCGGGTGAGTAGGGCCGGTGCTGGGGTGGAATCGGCCAACTGGAGAGTCTGCTCCCACTGCCGTTGCAGCGCCTCCAGATCCTCAATGATCAGCTCTTCAGCCACGCCATCGGCTTCGGTACGCACCAGCAGACCCATGCCCGCTGGTTTGATCAGCACACTAAGTGCCCGCAGTCGATTGCGCTCACTCTCGGACATGATCCGGCGCGACAGGCTGACCCCACTGCTGTAGGGCATCAGCACCAAGTAACGACCGGGAAGACTGATGTTGCCAGTCAGGCGGGGCCCCTTGGAACTGGTGGGCTCCTTCATCACCTGGACCAGCACTTTTTGCTGGGGTGCGAGTAGCTCAGTAATCGCGCCAGCACTACGCCGTAAGCGCAGGGGGCCTAAATCTGTAACGTGAATAAAGCCATTTTTCTCGCTGTCGCCGATGTTGACAAACGCCGCATCAATTCCAGGAAGCACATTCTCAACGACGCCGAGGTAAATGTCGCCAATCTGATGAGTGCCTTTGGCAACAATGAATTCTTCGATCTGGTCTTCGGCAAAAACGGCTGCGATGCGGTGCTGTTCAGCAATAACGATTTGTTTGGGCATGCCTGAGGCTCTAGTTGTCTGGCAGTGCGAGCAGAGACGAAAGACCGACAGGAGCTGCGATACGCAACGCAACACCCGTCTGCTGGCGCAGCCTCGAGGATCTGGCTAAAGCTCAGGATCGTTCGACTGTCTGTTAGCGCTCGACACCGACAGACGCTGCATCAAAACCGGATGTTGCCCTCGCAGGACATCCCTACCGTGAGGCCGGGGAACTGAAGTCTAGTGAAAGCGACGCTATTGAAGCACGATCGCCATCTGTAAAGGCCTGATCGCGTCGATGGGCGTTGGGCTAGAAGACGTTGAGAAAATCCGGCAGTTAGAAAAGCCTAGGAGAAGCTCAGAAAGGTTTCCGAGCAAAACTGCACTAATCCGGCAGTAGCCACTCAGGCTTGGAACTGAGGGACTTCTCAATTACAGTCCCTGTCTTCGGCAGTCGGGCTAGGTGAAATCTTTTCACTCAGCTTAAGTGCCACATTATCACACTCGCACGACCCGTACCCTCGCGGCGGCCTCAGTCCAGATGCAGCGATCGCCGGTGGGCATGACGTAACTGGAACGATCGCCCGCTGACTTGCTGGAGCAGTGTAATCACCTGCTCAGGACGCAGCAGTGTGCCGTCATTGCGGCAGGAACCAACGTAGCGTAGCCAAAAGCCAGAGTCGCCACCGGTTGCTTGCAAACGCTGCGGCAAGACCCCAGCTTCCGTACGAGTCAAAGTGTGGAGCCGTTCCCGCAGATTGACTTCCACTTTTTTGCCGGACTTCGTGGTCTGCTCCACCAACACCGTGTCAGCTTCTAGGACTGAGGCAACCAATGCCTCAACATCGACAGACTCTTCTGGCTCGATCCAAAGGTCATACTCTGCGCGACTAAGAAGCGCTGTCACAGCCTGGCTCTTGAGGACAACCTCTGCGGTTTCGTAGATTGGCAATTCTGGATCGAGGTGGGTCGCGAGCCGTTGCTGAAATTCCGCTGGCTCGATCGCCTGGAACAGTTCAAAATCCATCAGCTCCGCTTCGCTACTCATACCCAAGGGCAGGGCATTGGCGGGCACGATGCGCGGACTGGGGTGGAAGCCACCGCTGAATGCCACCGGCAACTTGGCTCGCCGTACGGCGCGATCGAAGACCCGCAGCAAATCTAAATGGCTGAGCAGGGTCATTTGGCCGAGTTTGCCAAAGCGAATCCGCAGACGCTGAACTTTTTCGGTCGGCGGTTGGAAGTGCCCTTGGAAGTTGGGAATGGCTGGCGGTGCTACCACGACGTTGTGGCCAAAATCGACGCCGCAGACGCCGCAGTGACTGCAGCCATCAAACGAGCAGTCAGGCACGACCGCTGCTTCGAGGGCTTTTTGCAGATCCTCCTGTAGCCAGCGTTTATCGATGCCGGTATCGAGGTGATCCCAGGGCAGCGGCGCATCCAAAGCGCGATCGCGGCTTTCCTCACCTTCAAACAGATTCCATTCGCCGGTTTCAACTTGGCGATATTTCCAGTCCAATCCCGCTTCTGCGATCGCCTGCGTCCAAGCGCCATAGGCTTTGTCGAGACTTTCCCACCAAGCATCCATGCCGGCACCCAGTTCCCAAGCACGGCGAACCACAGCAGATAGACGGCGATCGCCTCGCCCGACAAAGTCCTCCATCGCCGAGATGCGTACATCGGTGAAGTTGACCTTGAGGTTGGGGATTTGCTTGAACTCTGCCGCTAGCAATTCCTGCTTGCGCTTGAATTCCGTGGTGGACACGGAGTGCCATTGGAAAGGTGTGTGCGGCTTCGGCGTGAAGTTGGAAATCGTCAGGTTAAAGCCCAGCTTTTTCTTGCGGCCTCGGCATTCTTGCTGCAGCCAGCGCACGGTTTCGGCGATGCCCAGCACATCGGCATCAGTCTCACCGGGCAAACCGATCATGAAGTAGAGCTTGACGCGATCCCAGCCTTGCTCATAGGCGGTTTTAACACCGCGCAGCAGCTCCTCATTGGTCAGCCCTTTATTGATGATGTCGCGTAGCCGTTGGGTGCCCGCTTCTGGCGCAAAAGTCAGGCCGCCCTTGCGCGTGCCACCAATGATGTTGGCAATATTGTCGTCAAAGCGATCGACCCGCTGACTGGGCAGCGACAGGGTAATGTTTTCGTCCTGCAGGCGGTTTTTGATTTCAATTCCGACGGCGGGTAGTGCCAAGTAATCGCTGCAACTGAGTGAGAGCAACGAGAACTCGTTGTAGCCGGTGGCACGAATACCGGTTTCGATCGCCTCGACCACTTGCTCTGGTTCCACATCCCGTGCGGGACGGGTGAGCATGCCCGGCTGGCAGAAGCGGCAACCGCGAGTACAGCCGCGCCGAATTTCAATCGTCAGGCGATCGTGCACGGTTTCAACGTGGGGAACCAAGCCAATCGAATAGGCCGGAATCGGCGTTGCTACTCGTCGCAACACTTTTGCGGGCACATCGGGTCGATTCGGATGCACTGAGCCATCGGCCGCCATGTCGTAGAAGCGCGGCACATAGACACCCGGGACTTGGGCAAGATCTAGCAGTAACTCTGTGCGGCTGAGCTGCGATCGCTTGCCCTCTTCGACGATCAGCCCCACCTCAGGTAGTAATTCCTCGCCATCGCCCAAGACGATGAAGTCAAAGAACTCTGCATAGGGCTCAGGATTGGAGGTTGCGGTTTGACCGCCGGCAAAAATCAACGGCCAGCCTTCCGGATCGCCCAAGGTGCGATCGCCCCGCTCTGCCCAAGTCAGCGGTGCCCCAATCAGCGACAGCATTTCCAGAATGTTGGTTGCGCCCAGTTCGTAGCTGAGGCTGAAACCCAAAATGTCGAACTCCAGCAGCGATCGCTTCGATTCGACGGCAAACAATGGCGTTTGGGTTTGGCGCAGCTTCTCAGCCAAATCTGCTGCCGGTAGATAAGCGCGATCGCAGAGTTGGCGCGGCTGAGCGTTGAGGATGCTGTAGAGGATGATGTGGCCGAGGTTGGAGGCACCCACCTCGTAGATTTCCGGGTAAGTCAGCGACCAGCGAACGCTTGCTTGCTCCCAAGGCTTGTGGACAGCCCCCAGCTCATTGCCGAGGTAGCGAGCCGGTTTGAGAATTTCAGGCGAGAGCAGCGTTTCGACGGCAACAGACACAGCGGCGCGACAGCGCAACAACCGTTCAATTGTGGCATTTCACCTAGTCAGACTTCATTGATTGGCGATCGCCCAGCTGTTGCATTCAGTTAAATAGATAAATTTTGGGCCATGTGAGTTGATCGCTAAGAGCTAACTTTTCGGAGGCGATCGAGTTGCAATTGGTCTTGCTGGTTAAATAAAATCCGAAATGCAAGCAGAATAATACAGAGCGTACTAATTGCTGTACCAGCAGCGATCGCAAAAACAATAATGATTTGATAGCGGACTGCATCTTGTGGGCTAGCTCCAGCCAAAATTTGGCCAGTCATCATGCCAGGTAGACTGACAATTCCCATGACCATCATCGAGTTGATGGTTGGGATCATGCCAACCCGTAGAGCTGTATTGATGAGGCCGTGCGCTGCTTCCCAGCCGGTGGCTCCCAAAGCCAGTAACGTTTCGACGCGATCGCGCTGATCCACCAGATCAGTCATGAAGCGATCGAGAGCCAGGGAGACACCCGTCAAACTATTCCCCAAAATCATCCCAAGCAAGGGAATTAAGTATTGAGGACTGTACCAGGGTGAAACTTGAATAATGCCGCCAACAACTAAGCTAGTGAGCAAAAAAGAACCCGCCAGAATCGCGATAAAGCTGTTGAGATAAATCTGGGGAAAACGACGATTAGTACGTGCTACAGAAGATTGGCTGGCGAGGCTGGTCATCAATAGCGCCAGTGCAATCACCCAGATAGGGTTTTGAAGACTAAAAACCCACTCAAGGATGTAGCCGACAAGCAGCAGCTGCACGACCATGCGCACTGAGGCAATCCAGAGTTGCTTGCCTAAATTGAGTTTGAGAGCAAAGGAGAGAATTAGGTTAACGAGAATTAGGAGGGCGGACAATCCAAGCTGCAGATTGCTAATTAGTACATAGCTACTTTGCATTAGCGATCGCCCCGTAATTGAAAAGCCCGTTGGGTCATGCGTTGGCGTTGCTCGGCA
The sequence above is a segment of the Synechococcus elongatus PCC 11801 genome. Coding sequences within it:
- a CDS encoding Rne/Rng family ribonuclease, giving the protein MPKQIVIAEQHRIAAVFAEDQIEEFIVAKGTHQIGDIYLGVVENVLPGIDAAFVNIGDSEKNGFIHVTDLGPLRLRRSAGAITELLAPQQKVLVQVMKEPTSSKGPRLTGNISLPGRYLVLMPYSSGVSLSRRIMSESERNRLRALSVLIKPAGMGLLVRTEADGVAEELIIEDLEALQRQWEQTLQLADSTPAPALLTRDDDFIQRVLRDMYDETVNRIVVDSHTGLKRVKQHLSTWGAGEITPGLLIEQYRDRSSILDYFRVNAAIREALKPRVDLPSGGYIIIEKTEALTVIDVNSGSFTRSATARETVLWTNCEAAAEIARQLRLRNIAGVIIVDFIDMDSRRDQLQVLEHFTRALRQDKSRPQISQLSELGLVELTRKRQGQNIYELFSTPCTACGGLGHVAHLPGEVGAQPLVRTSERPPVTTPVATTTPASASSNLVAPSNDSYLSPARSALARATGVPPLLNEATTTSELENNGDSYSSLGLLERSPQRRGRRRGGGRNASPSLPNTGINPEISASPGLAEALAATTRDSAPDREQESTGISRRPRRQPPEPPVIVAVELTPEEQELYAWMGASPLIRAETQPEPGQPVLVGVYAQESEKEAAIAAAKALYDQRSRHRRGGGDSGRPTLARDNRETTSSASSVSSTDSSSAAEPPTEQPSSVITEVAMTAVTEEVVVAPEPAPVEALPTPVEVAVASEATEAPALTSEPATPAPGRRRRRSSAQRESQD
- a CDS encoding TIGR03960 family B12-binding radical SAM protein, which gives rise to MSVAVETLLSPEILKPARYLGNELGAVHKPWEQASVRWSLTYPEIYEVGASNLGHIILYSILNAQPRQLCDRAYLPAADLAEKLRQTQTPLFAVESKRSLLEFDILGFSLSYELGATNILEMLSLIGAPLTWAERGDRTLGDPEGWPLIFAGGQTATSNPEPYAEFFDFIVLGDGEELLPEVGLIVEEGKRSQLSRTELLLDLAQVPGVYVPRFYDMAADGSVHPNRPDVPAKVLRRVATPIPAYSIGLVPHVETVHDRLTIEIRRGCTRGCRFCQPGMLTRPARDVEPEQVVEAIETGIRATGYNEFSLLSLSCSDYLALPAVGIEIKNRLQDENITLSLPSQRVDRFDDNIANIIGGTRKGGLTFAPEAGTQRLRDIINKGLTNEELLRGVKTAYEQGWDRVKLYFMIGLPGETDADVLGIAETVRWLQQECRGRKKKLGFNLTISNFTPKPHTPFQWHSVSTTEFKRKQELLAAEFKQIPNLKVNFTDVRISAMEDFVGRGDRRLSAVVRRAWELGAGMDAWWESLDKAYGAWTQAIAEAGLDWKYRQVETGEWNLFEGEESRDRALDAPLPWDHLDTGIDKRWLQEDLQKALEAAVVPDCSFDGCSHCGVCGVDFGHNVVVAPPAIPNFQGHFQPPTEKVQRLRIRFGKLGQMTLLSHLDLLRVFDRAVRRAKLPVAFSGGFHPSPRIVPANALPLGMSSEAELMDFELFQAIEPAEFQQRLATHLDPELPIYETAEVVLKSQAVTALLSRAEYDLWIEPEESVDVEALVASVLEADTVLVEQTTKSGKKVEVNLRERLHTLTRTEAGVLPQRLQATGGDSGFWLRYVGSCRNDGTLLRPEQVITLLQQVSGRSFQLRHAHRRSLHLD
- a CDS encoding ribonuclease HII yields the protein MSPKTRLDTDFFGPGDRWQTVAGIDEVGRGCLFGPVVAAAVVLPEAAIAPLQQAGVTDSKQLSQQRREQLYPLICETAEAVAWGLSSVAEIERWNILQATFLAMRRALAKIDRPLSRCLIDGNQRLPKLELAQTSVVQGDRHCVTIAAASILAKVWRDRLLERLDDRYPDYGLRQHKGYGTAQHRQALLQFGPTPLHRPRFLRSLLQQPKQISLF
- a CDS encoding ABC transporter permease, with the translated sequence MSALLILVNLILSFALKLNLGKQLWIASVRMVVQLLLVGYILEWVFSLQNPIWVIALALLMTSLASQSSVARTNRRFPQIYLNSFIAILAGSFLLTSLVVGGIIQVSPWYSPQYLIPLLGMILGNSLTGVSLALDRFMTDLVDQRDRVETLLALGATGWEAAHGLINTALRVGMIPTINSMMVMGIVSLPGMMTGQILAGASPQDAVRYQIIIVFAIAAGTAISTLCIILLAFRILFNQQDQLQLDRLRKVSS